A genomic region of Oscillatoria sp. FACHB-1407 contains the following coding sequences:
- the mutS gene encoding DNA mismatch repair protein MutS: MMRHYVEMKDQYPHALLLYRVGDFFETFFQDAIAVARELELVLTSKDGGKEVGRVPLAGIPHHALDRYCALLVERGYAVAICDQTEDAADVQGRLVQREVTRVITPGTVLEEGMLNARRNNFLAAVVIAGNHWGLAYADVSTGEFLTTQSTGLDQLTQEVMRLQPSEVLVPTNAPDLAGLLRPGQTSDQIPNCLPSHFCYTLRSQTPFNPAEARQRLLEQFRVRSLEGMGCEHLPLAVRAAGGLLEYLEDTQKETRLLLQPLCTYTLTEYLVVDHQTRRNLEITQTARDGTFHGSLLWALDRTVTAMGGRALRRWLLQPLLDIAAIQARQDTIQELIDQGNLRQQLQQLLKQIYDLERLTGRSGAGNANARDLVALADSLAKLPDLAQQVAATKSPYLVALQTVSPVLETLAQTLQAHLVEHPPIYLTEGGLIRAGINPQLDQLRQQIDADQQWIAQLEAIERQRTGISNLKVGFNKTFGYYISISRAKSGDKIPDGYIRKQTLTNEERYITPELKERESAILNAKNDLHNLEYEIFVSLREGVAEHADLIRSVARAIASVDVLCALAEVAVYQNYCRPEIVPTREIQIEDGRHPVVEQSLPSGFFVPNSTQLGNSAIPSSPSTDAINRVSSTSLISSPDLIILTGPNASGKSCYLRQVGLIQLMAQVGSFVPAQSTTLGVCDRIFTRVGAVDDLATGQSTFMVEMNETANILNHATPRSLVLLDEIGRGTATFDGLSIAWAVAEHLATEIRARTIFATHYHELNELASLLSNVANYQVTVKELPDQIIFLHQVRPGGADRSYGIEAGRLAGLPASVIQRAKQVMGQIEKHSRIAIGLRKGSTPKADKNGTEKNGRSDSPKGETASRRVSEAKPIEQLDIFQN, from the coding sequence ATGATGCGGCACTACGTCGAGATGAAGGATCAGTATCCCCATGCGCTGCTGCTCTATCGAGTGGGTGACTTCTTTGAAACCTTCTTTCAAGACGCGATCGCCGTGGCACGAGAGCTAGAACTGGTGCTGACCAGCAAAGATGGGGGCAAAGAAGTGGGGCGGGTTCCCCTGGCAGGCATTCCCCATCATGCGCTCGATCGCTACTGTGCCCTGTTGGTAGAGCGGGGTTACGCCGTTGCGATTTGTGACCAGACAGAAGATGCCGCTGATGTCCAGGGGCGACTGGTGCAGCGAGAAGTGACGCGAGTCATTACCCCCGGTACGGTGCTCGAAGAGGGAATGCTAAATGCCCGCCGTAACAACTTTTTGGCAGCGGTTGTGATTGCAGGCAACCATTGGGGATTAGCCTACGCGGATGTCTCTACAGGCGAATTTTTAACGACGCAATCCACCGGATTAGATCAACTCACGCAGGAAGTGATGCGGTTACAACCTTCTGAGGTGCTCGTTCCTACAAATGCACCTGATCTGGCAGGTTTATTGCGCCCAGGGCAAACCTCTGATCAAATTCCCAACTGCTTGCCATCTCACTTTTGCTACACCTTGCGATCGCAGACTCCCTTCAATCCCGCAGAAGCCCGGCAGCGATTGTTAGAACAGTTTCGGGTGCGATCGCTGGAGGGAATGGGCTGTGAGCATTTGCCTCTGGCGGTGCGAGCGGCGGGTGGTTTACTGGAATACCTGGAGGACACTCAGAAAGAAACACGACTGCTGCTGCAACCACTCTGCACCTACACACTGACGGAATATCTGGTGGTGGATCACCAGACTCGCCGCAACCTGGAAATCACCCAAACGGCACGGGACGGCACCTTTCATGGCTCCCTCTTATGGGCACTCGATCGCACCGTTACGGCGATGGGAGGTCGGGCACTGCGCCGCTGGTTGTTGCAACCGTTGCTGGATATTGCTGCGATTCAAGCCCGACAAGACACGATTCAGGAACTGATCGACCAGGGCAACCTGCGACAACAGTTGCAGCAGTTGTTGAAGCAAATCTATGACCTGGAGCGACTTACGGGGCGATCGGGAGCAGGCAATGCCAATGCTCGTGATCTGGTTGCTCTGGCGGATTCGCTAGCCAAATTACCCGATCTGGCTCAACAGGTTGCTGCTACGAAATCGCCCTATCTGGTTGCCCTACAAACCGTCTCACCCGTGCTCGAAACATTAGCCCAAACCCTCCAGGCACATCTGGTCGAGCACCCGCCGATTTATTTGACGGAGGGAGGATTAATCCGGGCAGGGATTAACCCCCAACTCGATCAACTCCGGCAGCAAATCGATGCCGATCAGCAGTGGATCGCCCAACTGGAGGCGATCGAACGGCAACGCACCGGTATTTCTAACCTGAAAGTCGGCTTCAACAAAACCTTTGGCTATTACATCAGCATCTCTCGCGCTAAATCGGGTGACAAAATTCCAGACGGTTACATCCGTAAGCAAACCCTGACCAACGAAGAGCGTTACATTACTCCCGAATTAAAGGAGCGCGAAAGTGCCATTCTCAATGCCAAGAATGACTTGCACAATCTGGAATACGAGATTTTTGTGAGCTTACGCGAAGGGGTCGCAGAACACGCAGATTTAATTCGCTCCGTAGCACGGGCGATCGCGTCTGTGGATGTGCTCTGTGCCTTGGCAGAAGTGGCAGTTTATCAGAACTACTGCCGTCCAGAGATTGTCCCAACTCGCGAAATCCAGATCGAAGACGGTCGCCACCCAGTCGTCGAGCAATCCCTACCCAGTGGATTCTTCGTGCCCAACTCCACCCAACTGGGGAATTCTGCTATCCCTTCATCGCCGAGTACAGACGCGATTAATCGCGTCTCTTCCACATCTTTAATCTCCTCCCCTGATCTGATCATCCTCACCGGACCCAACGCCAGCGGCAAAAGCTGTTATCTCCGGCAGGTCGGGCTGATTCAACTGATGGCACAGGTCGGCAGTTTTGTCCCTGCTCAGTCCACCACCCTGGGCGTGTGCGATCGCATCTTTACCCGTGTTGGGGCAGTCGATGACCTGGCAACGGGGCAATCCACTTTCATGGTCGAGATGAACGAAACGGCTAACATCCTCAACCACGCCACACCGCGATCGCTTGTGCTACTGGATGAAATTGGACGGGGCACTGCTACTTTTGATGGCTTGTCGATCGCCTGGGCAGTGGCCGAACATTTGGCAACCGAAATTCGGGCACGCACCATCTTTGCTACCCACTATCACGAACTCAACGAACTGGCATCCCTGCTGTCAAACGTCGCCAACTATCAAGTCACCGTCAAAGAACTGCCCGACCAAATCATCTTTTTGCATCAAGTGCGTCCCGGTGGAGCCGATCGCTCCTACGGCATTGAAGCCGGACGGTTAGCTGGATTACCCGCCTCTGTCATCCAACGGGCTAAACAGGTCATGGGACAAATTGAAAAACACTCTCGCATCGCGATCGGCTTACGCAAAGGCAGCACTCCCAAAGCTGATAAAAACGGAACTGAAAAAAACGGCAGGAGCGATTCTCCTAAAGGAGAAACCGCTTCGCGTCGCGTCTCTGAAGCCAAGCCCATCGAGCAACTCGACATCTTTCAAAACTGA